The nucleotide sequence AATCGGAAAACATCGGAAGTAACCCAATCAGGTTCAGAGGTTTTCTCGCTTGTATTTCTGCATTCGTTATCAATTTGAACTAACGCAGCTTCAAATTTCGCCGCGAACGAGCGAGCTACTTTTGTCCAGTCTTCCTCTCCGTCGGTATCGCTTTCTGCTTCGCCTTCATCGTCGAATCCGTCCGGATAAATAAAATCGGGTATGAAGATGAAGTTACCCTTCGTTTGAACTGAAGCCGCGATGGTCGTGTTGTTGTCTGAGGTTGTCAGTAATGGTGTCGTTTTTCCTGCCTCAAACGTAACGACGTACTGAGAGTGCGCCTCCATAGATTGCCAATAGCTTTCAATAGGTTTGATTTGCTTCTCGCGCCGAAACTTAGAGCCAGTAGCATTCCGTATGTTTGTGAGCTGATAGAATAGTCTTTTTGACCTGTCGCGATGTAAAAGTCTTCCCGCTCTACAAGTATGACAATGATTGTCTTACCAGCGTTAAAGGCGGCCGTAATTTGGTTTTTCCAGTGCTGAGCAAGCTCTCTTATCGCAAACGAGTCAGAGTCATTGTAGGAAGGTTTGCCGTGATACTGATCATAAGTGTAAAATTGGCCACTCAGCACAGGATGGACGACGATAATGTCGCCATCTAAGAGGCTGCGTCGCGAGTTTAGCTGCACGTATTCAGCATTCGGCCACGGCATATCTAGGCCAACCATCATAATTGTGCGCTTGCTCATAAAATTCCCCTGAATATAAATCTGGCAATTTTTTATCCTATCCAATCACGAGCTTTCTGACCGCCATTTTATTGCAACTAGCTGAGGCACCTAGGCGTCAGTACGCGTTTCGTCTAACGCGTCTCCGGCAGGCGCTGACAAAATGTGATGCAAATGCACGTCATGGCCGGGCTTGTCCCGGCCATCCACGTCTCTTTTAAGATTGCGAAGCGAAGTCGTGGATCACCGGGTCAAGCCCGGTGATGACAATCGAGGGTGGTGTGCGCTCAGCGGCCTGCCCGACAAGGGTAGCGGAGAACCATCAACGTCATTGCGAGCGTAGCGAAGCAATCCACTCTTGAGAAAAGCTGGATTGCTTCGTCGCTACGCTCCTCGCAATGACGGAGTGGTATCCCTCAAATATACTTCTTCATTTCCATGAGTAGGTCGCTGCGCAGGTCCTCGCGGTCCATCGCATAGGCAATGTTCGCGGCCAAAAATCCGGACTTCGAGCCGCAGTCGTAGCTCTTGCCCTTGAACTTGAAGCCGTAGAACGGCTGTGACTTGGCAAGGCCGAGCATCGCGTCGGTGAGCTGGATCTCGCCGCCCGCGCCCTTCGGCTGGGTCTCCAGCACCTTGAAGATTTCCGGCTGCAAAATGTAACGCCCGGTGATCGAGAGGTTCGAGGGCGCTGATTCCTTCTTCGGCTTCTCGACCATGCCGTCGAGTTCGAACAGGTCGCCCTTGGCCGGGCCTACGCCGACCACGCCGTACATGTGGACCTGATCCATCGGCACTTCTTCCACCGCGATGATGTTGGCCTTGTCCGCGCCTGCCGCGTTGGCGGCGTCGATCATCTGCTTCAGCCCGCTGGGTTTGTTTTTCACCAGCACGTCCGGCAGCAGAACCGCGAACGGCTCGTTGCCAATGATGTCGCGCGCACACCACACCGCAT is from Afipia massiliensis and encodes:
- the galU gene encoding UTP--glucose-1-phosphate uridylyltransferase GalU; the encoded protein is MKIRKAVFPVAGLGTRFLPATKAMPKEMLTVVDRPLIQHVVDEALEAGIEHLVFVTGRNKGVIEDHFDRPYELEDTLRERNKLKEMDILERDQPDAGATSFTRQQAPLGLGHAVWCARDIIGNEPFAVLLPDVLVKNKPSGLKQMIDAANAAGADKANIIAVEEVPMDQVHMYGVVGVGPAKGDLFELDGMVEKPKKESAPSNLSITGRYILQPEIFKVLETQPKGAGGEIQLTDAMLGLAKSQPFYGFKFKGKSYDCGSKSGFLAANIAYAMDREDLRSDLLMEMKKYI